In the Gasterosteus aculeatus chromosome X, fGasAcu3.hap1.1, whole genome shotgun sequence genome, one interval contains:
- the rnf141 gene encoding RING finger protein 141, translated as MGQQLSGQAMMTRLPEKLVKHAGLVRDSGYLTYEEFLARVAELNDVTAKLATGQQKHLLFEVQPGSDSTALWKVAVRVLCTKINKESGTMEASRIMNLYQFIQLYRDVTSQAAEVLSAEGATEGPSARLPSADSCQASMWMGRVKQLTDEEECCICMDGKADLILPCAHSFCQKCIDKWSGQSRNCPMCRLQVTAANDSWVMSDFPTEDDIAGYILNLADEAGHPHRP; from the exons atGGGCCAGCAGCTCTCAGGTCAGGCGATGATGACCCGTCTGCCTGAGAAACTGGTGAAACACGCAGGACTGGTGCGTGACAGCGGCTACCTGACCTACGAGGAGTTTCTGGCGAGAGTGGCCGAACTTAACGACGT TACGGCCAAGCTAGCGACTGGACAGCAGAAGCACCTGCTGTTTGAGGTGCAGCCAGGGTCCGATTCCACGGCCCTGTGGAAGGTGGCTGTAAGGGTCCTCTGCACCAAG ATCAACAAAGAAAGCGGCACGATGGAAGCGTCGCGCATCATGAACCTGTACCAGTTCATTCAGCTGTACCGCGACGTCACCAGCCAGGCTGCTGAGGTGCTGTCTGCAGAGGGCGCCACCGAGGGCCCGTCTGCCCGGCTGCCCTCCGCAGACTCCTGTCAGGCCAGCATGTGGATGGGCAG AGTGAAGCAGCTGACAGACGAGGAGGAGTGCTGCATCTGCATGGATGGAAAGGCCGACCTCATCCTGCCCTGTGCGCATAGCTTCTGCCAGAAGTGCATCGATAAATG GAGTGGGCAGAGCCGAAACTGTCCCATGTGTCGCCTGCAAGTGACCGCGGCCAACGACTCATGGGTGATGTCCGATTTCCCCACAGAGGACGACATTGCTGGCTACATCCTCAACTTGGCGGATGAGGCGGGCCACCCGCACAGGCCTTAA
- the LOC120809353 gene encoding alpha-1,3-mannosyl-glycoprotein 4-beta-N-acetylglucosaminyltransferase C — MWKCVDKMRCFRKRSVFPFLGFLIVFLLFFNLYMDDGFVLEAEKRQLGETLIQPSSSERYVHTFTDLSNFSGTRNVTYRYLAGIPVPRKKYLTIGLSSVKRKKGNYLLETIKSIFDQSSYEELKEIVVVVHLADFDLVWCENLVQEISRKFAHHIIAGRLLVIQAPEEFYPSLDGLKRNYNDPEDRVRFRSKQNADYAFLLNFCTNLSDFYMMLEDDVRCSRNFLTALKKVITSREGSYWVMLEFSKLGYIGKLYHSRDLPRLAHFLLMFYQEMPCDWLLIHFRGLLAQKDVIRFKPSLFQHMGYYSSYKGAENKLKDDDFEEDAVDIPDNPPASMYTNINVFENYDATKAYSTVDEYFWGKPPSTGDFFLIIFNKSTKISRIKIVTGTEERQNDVLHHGALEVGQKAADTKQGRQCASYITLGEFKGGSIEVEHVDRKIGFDIECVRVVVTASQREWLIIRTVSLWTVQPAGQFRK; from the exons ATGTGGAAGTGCGTGGACAAGATGAGGTGCTTCAGGAAACGTTCCGTGTTCCCCTTCCTCGGCTTCctcatcgtcttcctcctcttcttcaaccTTTACATGGACGATGGATTCGTGCTG GAGGCTGAAAAACGACAGCTGGGAGAGACGCTGATTCAACCTTCCAGCTCTGAGCGATACGTCCACACATTCACAGATCTGTCTAATTTCTCCGGGACCAGAAACGTGACATATCGCTACCTCGCGGGAATTCCTGTGCCGCGTAAAA AGTATCTCACCATCGGTTTGTCCTCCGTCAAGAGGAAGAAGGGAAACTACCTGCTGGAGACCATCAAGTCCATCTTCGATCAGTCCAGCTACGAGGAGCTCAAAGAGATCGTGGTCGTGGTCCACCTGGCCGACTTCGACCTGGTCTGGTGTGAGAACCTGGTGCAGGAAATCAGCAGGAAGTTTGCTCACCACATCATAGCCGGACGCCTCCTGGTGATCCAGGCCCCGGAGGAGTTCTACCCGTCTCTGGACGGGCTGAAGAGGAACTACAACGACCCGGAGGACCGCGTCCGTTTCCGCTCCAAGCAGAACGCCGACTACGCCTTCCTGCTCAACTTCTGCACCAACCTCTCCGACTTCTACATGATGTTGGAGGACGACGTCCGCTGCTCCAGGAACTTCCTGACGGCGCTGAAGAAGGTGATCACCTCCAGGGAAGGCTCCTACTGGGTGATGCTGGAGTTCTCCAAGCTGGGCTACATCGGGAAGCTGTACCACTCCAGGGACCTGCCCCGCCTGGCCCACTTCCTCCTCATGTTCTACCAGGAGATGCCCTGCGACTGGCTCCTCATCCACTTCAGGGGTCTGCTGGCCCAGAAGGACGTGATCCGCTTCAAGCCCTCGCTGTTCCAGCACATGGGCTACTACTCCTCCTACAAAGGGGCCGAGAACAAGCTGAAGGACGACGACTTTGAGGAGGACGCCGTAGACATTCCCGACAACCCCCCCGCCAGCATGTACACCAACATCAACGTCTTTGAGAACTACGACGCCACCAAGGCCTACAGCACCGTGGACGAGTACTTCTGGGGGAAGCCTCCTTCCACGGGAGACTTCTTCCTTATAATCTTCAACAAGTCAACCAAAATCAGCAGAATCAAAATAGTGACGGGCACGGAGGAGCGCCAGAACGACGTCCTCCACCACGGGGCGCTGGAGGTGGGGCAGAAGGCCGCGGACACCAAGCAGGGAAGGCAGTGCGCCTCCTACATCACGCTGGGGGAGTTCAAAGGCGGGAGCATCGAGGTGGAACACGTGGACCGCAAGATCGGCTTCGACATCGAGTGCGTGCGCGTGGTGGTCACCGCCAGCCAGAGGGAGTGGCTCATCATAAGGACGGTCAGTTTATGGACTGTGCAGCCCGCCGGTCAGTTCAGGAAGTGA